GTAAGCCAGAATGTTGTAGCCACCTCCCGGAAAAATAACGACGGCGGGGGCGTTGGGCTTGGCATTTTTGGCTTTGTAAAATTCAATTGCCGGCCGGTTCACTTTTGTAATGCGAATGATATTGCTGTATTTGACTTCGTCATCGCTCTTATCCAGCAGAGGACGATCAGGCCAGACTGCGATTTGTGCATCTGGTTTGGGAGTTTCAATGGGCGCTGCGGCCAAGGAGCAGAACAGAAAGGCAGACAGTAGAAAATATTTCACGGTTGAGATCTCCTGTAGGAATCAACTTTTGTTGGAATCAGATATGGACTCAGAATTCACTATCATAACGGTCCCCCATTAACGGGTGTAGCAGGGCAGATTCATTTTTCTTGCGAAATACATGTAAGTGTTGATTTGTAAAGAAATTTCAAATACCACTTGCAATTTGAAAAAATCCGGCAACACTGAGCTTCAGCTGACGCCATCTGTTTCAATTGTTCATTTCACGACTCCGCTCCGTCATGAAAAAGCTAACCCGCCCCCGTCTGACCACTGCATTACTGATTGTAATTGCCATCCTGATCGGAGGTCTCGTGGGCGTCGGCACATTCACATTCGGCTACGCACAAGGTTCCTCTTATCTCAAAGCCGATTCCCAGTCTTGTGCGAACTGTCATGTAATGCAGGGGCACTTTGATGCCTGGCTGAAATCATCGCATGGGAAATTCGCGGGCTGCAATGATTGTCACGCACCGCACGACGGTGTTGCCTCGAAGTATTACTGCAAGGCTCGGAACGGCTTTTTCCATTCGCTGGCGTTCACAACGGGTGACTTCGAAGAGAACCTGAGAATTACCGATTACAACCGACGTGTCACTGAGCAAGCCTGTCGGAACTGCCATCAGGATCTTGTGCACCAGATCGACATCAACGCGATTGGCGAATTACAAAACGGCAAAACCGAGCGACTGGAATCCAATGCATGTATTCGCTGTCATTCCAGTGTGGGGCACGATACCTGAGTCAAATCTGATTTGAGATCCCGATTACGTGGAACCGTATTATGAATAAGTCTACCAGACAAATCTCCCTGTCCACTCTGTTACTGGTGGCGGTCATCTCGGCAGCCCTCTGTTTTGGAGTGGTGGCTTTGCTGACGAATATTTTCGAACGTAAGCAGGAGGCCCGTACGACGGTCATGCGGGTGGTTGAGATCGATGACAATACCACTGATCCCGCAGTCTGGGGAAAGAACTTTCCGCTGCAATACGATGATTATCTGAAAACAGCCGACATGGTGCAGACAACTTACGGCGGGAGTGAGGCGATTCCCCAGGCACCGACCGATGCTGACCCGCGCGACTTTGTTTCACGGAGTAAACTGGAACGCATTCCTCAACTGAAACAGATGTGGGCCGGGTATGCCTTTTCGAAAGATTATCGCGAAAAACGCGGCCATGCCTTTATGCTGACCGATCAGCTTTATACCGAACGCCAGAAAGTAGGGCAGCCCGGGACCTGCATCCACTGTCACGCTTCCACATACGTCCCGATGAAGGAACTCGGTGATGGGGACATCATGGCAGGTTTTGAAAAACTCAATACCATGCCTTACATGCAGGCCAAAGATCATGTGAAGCATCCCGTCGCCTGTATCGACTGTCACGAACCGGAGACGATGGCACTGCGAATCACCCGACCCGCGTTCATGGAAGGCATCGCAGCCTATAAGGCCTCGCAGGGAATCGAAGACTATGACGTCAATCGTGACGCCACGCGGCAGGAAATGCGGTCTTATATCTGTGGACAATGTCACGTGGAATACTATTTCAAAGGGGATAAAAAACGGCTGACCTATCCCTGGGCGAAAGGCCTCACGGTCGATGCCGCTTACGAGTATTACGAAGAAGAAAACTTCAAAGACTGGACGCACGCGGAAACAGAAGCGCCGATGCTGAAAGCTCAGCATCCGGAATTCGAGCTCTGGTCACAAGGCATTCATGCGCGGGCCGGTGTCAGTTGCGCGGATTGTCATATGGCGTATAAACGGGTGGGAGCGATGAAGATCAGCGATCATCATATCCGCAGTCCGTTACTGAATGTGAATGCTTCCTGTGGCACCTGTCATAAAGCAGACGACAAAGAGCTGATTGCCCGCACGGAAATGATTCAGGCCCGTCATCAGAAACTGGTGGAGGTTGCCCTGGACAGTGTGATCGATCTGGTCAATGACATTAACGCTGCGAAGAAGAAAGGAATCTCTGCTGAGAAACTCAAGGAGGCCCAGCAATGGCAACGCAAAGCCACCTTCTATGTCGACTATGTCGAAGCCGAAAATTCCTCTGGTTTCCATGCAGGTCAGGAGGCAGCCCGGATTCTGGGCGAGTCGATCAACTACTCCCGCAAAGGACAGAATGTGCTGCATCAGGCCGCACAGGACTGAATCACATTTCTAAATCTTATTTATCAAAATCGCACAACGCATGTTGATTGGCTGATATGTGCCGGGTACTATCAAAAGTATCTATCACTCCGCGATCAGCCCCGGCTCAGATCGCACCAGCCCTCACCTGATACCAGGAAACGATCAGCATGTATCGACTCTCGCTCTGCCTCGTGCTTGTTTTCATGCTTTCTCCACTGGCTGCCGCTGGTGAATCCGCAACTCAGAGGACTCTGGAATGGAAGGCGGGGGCCGCTTCCGCAAAGATCACGCCTGAAAAACCTTTAAAGATGGCGGGCTATGCGGGACGGAAAGAACCGGCTGAAGGCACCGAACAGGACCTGTATGCGAAAGCCCTCGCGGTAGAGGATCAGCAGGGGAATCGGGTGGTCTTTCTGACACTCGACCTGATCGGTGTGATCGATCGCCTGAGAAGTGATGTGACCAGCCAGGTGCAGGAGAAATATAAACTCAATCCTGCTGCGCTACTCATGAATGCTTCTCATACGCACTGCGGTCCGGCCTATGGTCGCGATGACGCAGAGGAATATTACAACCAGCTATCTGCGACTCTGGTGAAAACCATTGGACAGGCGATTGAAAAACTGCAACCGGCACAACTC
This window of the Gimesia chilikensis genome carries:
- the nrfH gene encoding cytochrome c nitrite reductase small subunit; this translates as MKKLTRPRLTTALLIVIAILIGGLVGVGTFTFGYAQGSSYLKADSQSCANCHVMQGHFDAWLKSSHGKFAGCNDCHAPHDGVASKYYCKARNGFFHSLAFTTGDFEENLRITDYNRRVTEQACRNCHQDLVHQIDINAIGELQNGKTERLESNACIRCHSSVGHDT
- a CDS encoding ammonia-forming cytochrome c nitrite reductase subunit c552, encoding MNKSTRQISLSTLLLVAVISAALCFGVVALLTNIFERKQEARTTVMRVVEIDDNTTDPAVWGKNFPLQYDDYLKTADMVQTTYGGSEAIPQAPTDADPRDFVSRSKLERIPQLKQMWAGYAFSKDYREKRGHAFMLTDQLYTERQKVGQPGTCIHCHASTYVPMKELGDGDIMAGFEKLNTMPYMQAKDHVKHPVACIDCHEPETMALRITRPAFMEGIAAYKASQGIEDYDVNRDATRQEMRSYICGQCHVEYYFKGDKKRLTYPWAKGLTVDAAYEYYEEENFKDWTHAETEAPMLKAQHPEFELWSQGIHARAGVSCADCHMAYKRVGAMKISDHHIRSPLLNVNASCGTCHKADDKELIARTEMIQARHQKLVEVALDSVIDLVNDINAAKKKGISAEKLKEAQQWQRKATFYVDYVEAENSSGFHAGQEAARILGESINYSRKGQNVLHQAAQD